In the Clostridium beijerinckii genome, one interval contains:
- the ispE gene encoding 4-(cytidine 5'-diphospho)-2-C-methyl-D-erythritol kinase, with the protein MKIKAYAKINIALDIVGKREDGYHILRMIMQTIDLYDIIEIEKTESEIRLNCNKHYVPTDERNLAYKAAKIFKETYSISQGVDIKLTKNIPVSAGLAGGSTDAAGVLKLMNKMFNVNASDEELKSIGLKLGADVPYCIKGGTALCEGIGEKITQLKSFKDKIIVLVKPPFGVSTKEVYKCFDLSKVVFHPKIDSLIENMNNDDVYFVANNMKNLLENVTLRKHRVIANIKEEMKSIGSIGTMMSGSGPTVFALFDDMLKAQLCYDEMKKKYKDVFITRTI; encoded by the coding sequence ATGAAGATTAAGGCTTATGCCAAAATAAATATTGCCTTAGATATTGTTGGGAAAAGAGAAGACGGATATCATATATTAAGAATGATAATGCAAACTATAGATTTATATGACATAATAGAAATAGAGAAAACTGAATCTGAGATAAGGTTAAATTGTAATAAACATTATGTTCCTACAGATGAAAGAAATTTAGCTTATAAAGCAGCAAAAATATTTAAGGAAACTTATTCTATTAGTCAGGGAGTAGATATAAAGTTAACTAAGAATATACCTGTTTCAGCTGGATTGGCAGGCGGAAGTACCGATGCAGCAGGAGTTTTAAAGCTTATGAATAAGATGTTTAATGTAAATGCAAGTGATGAAGAATTGAAATCTATAGGGCTAAAACTAGGAGCTGATGTACCATATTGCATAAAAGGTGGAACAGCACTGTGCGAAGGTATAGGAGAAAAAATTACCCAATTAAAATCATTTAAAGATAAAATAATAGTTTTAGTAAAGCCACCTTTTGGTGTATCAACAAAAGAAGTTTATAAATGCTTTGATTTATCAAAAGTTGTATTTCATCCTAAAATAGATAGTTTAATAGAAAATATGAATAATGATGATGTTTATTTTGTAGCAAATAATATGAAAAATTTATTAGAAAATGTTACTTTAAGGAAGCATAGAGTTATTGCTAACATTAAGGAAGAAATGAAATCTATTGGCTCTATAGGTACAATGATGAGTGGTAGTGGACCAACTGTTTTTGCTCTTTTTGATGATATGCTAAAAGCACAGTTATGTTATGATGAAATGAAAAAAAAATATAAAGATGTATTTATAACAAGAACAATTTAA
- the spoIIR gene encoding stage II sporulation protein R → MIKYLKLKKIVLVVLITLSINIFSGCTSIVRGNSTSLVNSLIATESNKNDNNMRVLNYDEVKDSLIRFHVIANSDNDDDQQLKLKVKNRVIDYLYPYLNSSQSLDESRKIIKDKMEDVKTLAQQVIKDNNYDYDVKVELSRENFPDKSYGNITLPQGNYEAFRIIIGSGQGRNWWCVMFPPLCFVDESKAQVEYDKTENKIKSNGKSFELESKDDSTENVGDKQADGNNIKIKFKIVEIFRDIFK, encoded by the coding sequence ATGATAAAATATTTGAAATTAAAAAAAATAGTATTGGTAGTTTTAATAACATTAAGTATAAATATATTTTCTGGATGTACAAGCATTGTTAGAGGTAATAGTACAAGTTTGGTAAATAGTTTAATTGCAACAGAAAGTAATAAAAATGATAATAATATGAGGGTTCTCAATTACGACGAGGTTAAAGATTCATTAATAAGATTTCATGTAATTGCTAATAGTGATAATGATGATGATCAACAATTGAAGTTAAAAGTTAAGAATAGAGTTATAGATTATCTATATCCTTATTTAAATTCTTCACAATCATTAGATGAATCAAGAAAAATTATAAAAGATAAGATGGAAGATGTTAAAACACTTGCACAACAAGTGATTAAGGATAATAATTATGATTATGATGTAAAAGTTGAATTGTCTAGGGAAAATTTTCCTGATAAGTCTTATGGTAATATCACTTTACCTCAAGGAAATTATGAGGCCTTTAGAATAATTATAGGAAGTGGACAAGGTAGAAACTGGTGGTGTGTAATGTTTCCTCCATTATGTTTTGTAGACGAATCAAAGGCACAAGTGGAATATGATAAAACAGAGAATAAAATAAAGTCAAATGGAAAAAGTTTTGAATTAGAATCTAAAGACGATTCAACTGAAAATGTAGGGGATAAGCAGGCAGATGGAAATAATATAAAGATAAAGTTTAAAATAGTGGAAATATTTCGAGATATATTTAAATAA
- a CDS encoding DUF1934 domain-containing protein, producing MKKKAIITVDSYVLDNEEDLVGVVTPGDFHEIEDGFKVEYEETKLSGMEGTKTTIIIRNDSFDLIREGTTETKMEFRNNHRTISLYKTPYGVMDLQIDTKKLNIDISKEGGTITAMYILEIGGQPALKTNLTIGVKLN from the coding sequence ATGAAGAAAAAAGCTATTATAACGGTAGATAGTTATGTATTGGATAATGAAGAGGATCTTGTAGGGGTAGTAACTCCAGGAGATTTCCATGAAATAGAAGATGGATTTAAGGTAGAGTATGAGGAAACAAAGCTTTCAGGGATGGAAGGGACAAAGACTACTATAATAATAAGAAATGATTCTTTTGATTTAATAAGAGAAGGCACTACAGAAACTAAAATGGAATTTAGAAATAATCATAGAACAATATCTCTATATAAAACGCCGTACGGTGTTATGGATCTTCAAATAGATACTAAAAAACTTAATATTGATATTAGTAAAGAGGGCGGAACAATAACCGCAATGTACATACTAGAAATAGGTGGACAGCCTGCATTGAAGACAAACTTAACTATCGGTGTGAAATTAAATTAA
- a CDS encoding CTP synthase, whose translation MSTKYVFVTGGVVSALGKGITAASLGRLLKNRGVKISIQKFDPYLNVDPGTMSPYQHGEVFVTDDGAETDLDLGHYERFIDESLTQNSNVTTGKIYSSVIEKERRGEYLGGTVQVIPHITNAIKDKVYQVAKDRDVDVVITEIGGTVGDIESQPFLESIRQIKSEVGAENVCYIHVTLVPYLGKAGELKTKPTQHSVKELRMIGIQPDIIVCRTEKELSDDVKAKIGLFCNIDGRSVIQNLDAENLYEVPLMLHSEGLDNLVCEKLHLGCKDIDNSEWIQMVQKIKNLKNNVKIALVGKYVELHDAYISVVEALSHGGYANNTNVEIKWINAENIENSNAQELLKDVDGILVPGGFGDRGIEGKIAAIKWARENKKPFLGICLGMQCAVIEYARSVLGYEDANSSEINPGTNYPVIDLMPDQKDIENLGGTMRLGLYPCRLAENTNSYEVYKNEIIKERHRHRYEFNNEFRKQITEAGMKIAGTSPDERLVEIVEVEDHPWYVAVQFHPELKSRPNKPHKLFVGFIKAALEENKSK comes from the coding sequence ATGAGTACTAAATACGTTTTTGTTACAGGCGGAGTTGTATCAGCACTAGGAAAAGGAATAACAGCAGCGTCTCTTGGGAGATTATTGAAGAATAGAGGGGTAAAAATTTCTATTCAAAAATTTGATCCATATCTTAATGTGGATCCGGGAACAATGAGCCCTTATCAGCATGGAGAGGTTTTTGTTACAGATGATGGAGCTGAGACAGATTTAGATTTAGGCCATTATGAAAGATTTATAGATGAAAGTTTAACCCAAAATTCAAATGTTACAACTGGTAAGATATATAGTTCTGTTATAGAAAAAGAAAGAAGGGGAGAATACCTTGGAGGTACAGTTCAGGTAATTCCTCATATAACTAATGCTATAAAAGATAAAGTATACCAAGTAGCAAAAGATAGAGATGTTGATGTGGTAATAACTGAAATTGGTGGGACTGTTGGAGATATAGAATCACAACCATTTTTAGAATCTATTAGACAAATAAAAAGTGAAGTTGGAGCTGAAAATGTTTGTTACATACATGTTACTTTGGTACCATACTTGGGAAAAGCAGGAGAATTAAAGACAAAGCCTACTCAACATTCAGTAAAAGAATTAAGAATGATAGGTATCCAACCAGATATAATAGTATGCAGAACTGAGAAAGAATTATCAGATGATGTTAAGGCTAAAATTGGATTGTTCTGTAATATAGACGGAAGATCAGTAATTCAAAATCTTGATGCGGAAAATTTATATGAAGTTCCATTAATGCTACATTCAGAAGGTTTAGATAATCTTGTATGTGAAAAATTACATTTAGGATGTAAAGATATTGATAATTCCGAATGGATTCAAATGGTACAAAAGATTAAGAACCTTAAAAACAACGTGAAGATAGCATTAGTGGGTAAATACGTTGAGTTACACGATGCATACATATCAGTAGTTGAAGCATTAAGTCATGGTGGATATGCTAATAATACTAATGTTGAAATTAAGTGGATTAATGCCGAAAATATTGAAAACAGTAATGCTCAAGAATTACTTAAAGATGTTGATGGAATATTAGTGCCAGGTGGATTTGGTGACAGAGGAATAGAAGGTAAAATAGCAGCTATAAAATGGGCGAGAGAAAATAAGAAACCTTTCCTAGGAATTTGCTTGGGAATGCAATGTGCCGTAATTGAATATGCAAGAAGTGTATTAGGGTATGAAGATGCAAATAGTTCGGAAATAAACCCAGGTACAAATTATCCAGTAATAGATCTTATGCCAGATCAAAAGGATATAGAAAATCTTGGTGGTACAATGAGATTAGGATTATATCCTTGTAGATTAGCTGAGAATACTAACTCTTATGAAGTATATAAAAATGAAATTATCAAGGAAAGACATAGACATAGATATGAATTTAATAATGAATTCAGAAAACAAATAACTGAAGCTGGAATGAAAATTGCAGGAACAAGTCCTGATGAAAGATTAGTTGAGATTGTTGAAGTTGAAGATCATCCATGGTATGTTGCAGTACAATTCCACCCAGAGTTAAAATCAAGACCTAACAAGCCACATAAGTTGTTTGTAGGATTTATTAAAGCAGCATTAGAAGAAAATAAATCAAAGTAA
- the rho gene encoding transcription termination factor Rho, which translates to MTKKEYESMTLTKLKDIAKDLGVKNISKYKKNELIEEILKVPSNFIEKNGVILRENIAPKNVEETRSVMPRSNNTESNKESNDSEVKSRTNEIGNVEKKENLKEMINESNVANGILEILENNSFGFLRCKNYLTSSEDVYVSPSQIRRFNLRTGDEVEGKVREAKETEKFKALLFVQKVNGEHPEKAIGRKSFETLTPIYPKERLKLETSDSNDLSSRLMDIICPIGKGQRGIIVAPPKAGKTTLLKKIAQNISKNYPDVKLIVLLIDERPEEVTDMKRSINGDVVYSTFDEEPQNHAKVAQMVLERAKRMVEQGKDVVILMDSITRLSRAYNLTITPTGRTLSGGLDPGALIMPKKFFGAARKIEEGGSLTILATALIETGSRMDDMIFEEFKGTGNMEVHLDRRLQERRIFPAIDIYKSGTRKEDLILSKEELEVAFSIRKKMYRDGNSDDITENLINMLSKTGNNKEFIDVFQKKVQ; encoded by the coding sequence TTGACAAAAAAAGAATATGAAAGCATGACTTTAACAAAGTTAAAAGATATTGCTAAAGATTTAGGTGTGAAAAATATATCTAAATATAAAAAGAATGAGCTAATAGAAGAAATATTGAAAGTTCCTAGTAACTTTATAGAAAAGAATGGTGTTATATTAAGAGAAAATATAGCACCTAAGAATGTAGAAGAGACTAGAAGTGTTATGCCTAGAAGTAATAATACTGAGTCGAATAAAGAAAGCAATGATTCAGAAGTAAAATCTAGAACAAATGAAATTGGGAATGTGGAAAAGAAAGAAAATTTAAAAGAAATGATAAATGAATCCAACGTTGCAAATGGAATTTTAGAAATACTTGAAAATAATAGTTTTGGTTTCCTAAGATGTAAAAACTATTTAACTAGTAGCGAAGATGTTTATGTATCTCCATCTCAGATTAGAAGATTTAATTTAAGAACAGGAGATGAAGTTGAAGGTAAAGTAAGAGAAGCAAAGGAAACTGAGAAGTTTAAAGCTTTATTATTTGTTCAAAAAGTTAATGGAGAGCATCCGGAAAAAGCTATAGGAAGAAAATCCTTTGAAACATTAACACCAATATATCCAAAAGAAAGATTAAAATTAGAAACCTCTGATAGTAATGATTTATCGTCTAGACTGATGGATATAATATGCCCAATAGGAAAGGGGCAAAGAGGAATTATAGTCGCTCCACCAAAGGCTGGGAAAACTACGCTATTAAAAAAGATTGCTCAAAATATATCTAAAAATTATCCTGATGTAAAGCTTATTGTTTTGCTTATAGATGAAAGACCAGAAGAAGTTACAGATATGAAGAGGTCTATTAATGGAGATGTAGTTTATTCAACTTTTGATGAGGAACCGCAAAACCATGCAAAGGTAGCTCAAATGGTCTTAGAAAGAGCTAAGAGAATGGTTGAGCAAGGTAAAGATGTTGTTATTCTTATGGATAGTATAACTAGATTATCAAGAGCATACAATTTGACAATAACTCCTACAGGTAGAACATTATCAGGTGGTCTTGATCCAGGTGCGCTTATAATGCCTAAAAAGTTTTTTGGAGCAGCAAGAAAAATTGAAGAGGGCGGAAGTTTAACAATACTAGCTACTGCACTAATTGAAACAGGGTCGAGAATGGATGATATGATATTTGAAGAATTTAAAGGAACAGGTAATATGGAGGTTCATTTAGATAGACGTCTACAAGAGAGAAGAATTTTCCCAGCTATAGATATATATAAGTCTGGAACAAGAAAAGAAGATTTGATTTTATCTAAAGAAGAATTAGAAGTAGCATTCTCCATAAGGAAAAAGATGTATAGAGATGGAAACTCAGATGATATTACAGAGAATTTAATTAATATGTTATCTAAAACTGGCAACAATAAAGAATTTATAGATGTATTCCAGAAAAAAGTTCAATAG
- a CDS encoding MGDG synthase family glycosyltransferase, with amino-acid sequence MKKVLILTTSTGQGHNQAAASVEESFNNSGYEITKLDFLAKNSKLLNDIIVIGYEFSASKFPKTYGFFYKLTDTNLTNKLLKLIFFMARKKVSKLINKIQPDVIIATHSINISVISDLKKNGLDIPFILVVTDFKAHYLYVDSYVDAYITGSNYTKKSLVDRGINPNKIYPIGIPISSKFYTEVTSANDLKDDEYFNLLLMGGSLGLTTIFTVLKELLKNPHKLRITVVCGKNDNLKNRLISYCNENKFENKKLHILGFTKDISYLMDYSDILISKPGGLTVTESIVKNIPLIIPFAIPGQENENIDFLTSEGYSIYVKDLSKLNDKINYLINNPNELSKIKLKLKELSSTYSLTKIVDIADDLISKK; translated from the coding sequence ATGAAAAAAGTTTTAATCTTAACAACATCTACAGGACAGGGACATAATCAAGCTGCTGCTTCGGTAGAGGAATCATTTAATAATTCTGGTTATGAGATTACAAAGCTTGATTTTTTAGCCAAGAATAGCAAGCTTCTTAACGATATAATTGTAATTGGATATGAGTTTTCGGCATCGAAGTTTCCCAAAACTTATGGTTTCTTTTACAAACTAACTGACACAAATTTAACTAATAAACTATTAAAACTCATCTTCTTTATGGCAAGAAAGAAGGTTTCGAAACTTATAAACAAAATACAACCAGATGTCATCATAGCTACCCATTCAATTAATATTAGCGTAATTTCAGATCTAAAAAAGAATGGATTGGATATACCTTTTATTTTAGTGGTTACAGATTTTAAGGCTCATTATTTATATGTGGATTCTTACGTTGATGCTTATATAACCGGAAGTAACTATACAAAAAAATCTCTAGTAGATAGAGGTATTAATCCTAATAAAATTTATCCAATAGGCATACCTATAAGTAGTAAATTTTATACTGAAGTTACATCAGCAAACGATTTAAAAGATGATGAATATTTTAATTTATTGCTTATGGGAGGAAGTCTTGGGTTAACTACTATTTTTACAGTTCTTAAAGAATTGTTAAAAAATCCACACAAGTTAAGAATCACAGTAGTTTGTGGCAAAAATGATAACTTAAAGAATAGATTAATTAGTTATTGCAATGAAAATAAATTTGAAAACAAAAAGCTTCATATATTAGGCTTCACAAAAGATATCTCTTATTTAATGGATTATTCTGATATCCTAATATCAAAACCTGGTGGATTAACTGTTACAGAATCTATAGTAAAGAACATTCCATTAATAATTCCATTTGCCATACCAGGTCAAGAAAATGAAAATATAGATTTTCTGACTAGCGAAGGTTATTCAATATATGTAAAAGATTTAAGCAAGCTAAATGATAAAATAAATTATTTAATAAATAACCCCAATGAGCTATCCAAAATTAAACTAAAGCTCAAAGAGTTATCATCAACTTATTCTTTAACTAAAATAGTCGATATAGCAGATGATTTAATTTCAAAAAAATAA
- the rpmE gene encoding 50S ribosomal protein L31 produces MREGIHPEYHHNTVVKCACGNTFTTGSVKEELKVEICSKCHPFFTGKQKIVDVGGRVDKFNKRFNLDNK; encoded by the coding sequence ATGAGAGAAGGCATACATCCAGAATACCACCACAATACAGTGGTTAAGTGTGCATGTGGAAACACTTTCACTACTGGTTCTGTTAAAGAAGAACTAAAAGTTGAAATATGCTCTAAATGCCACCCATTCTTCACTGGTAAACAAAAAATTGTTGACGTTGGTGGAAGAGTTGATAAATTCAACAAGAGATTCAACCTTGACAACAAGTAA
- a CDS encoding thymidine kinase has translation MSKLYFRYGAMNSGKSTHLMQVAYNYEERGMKVVIIKPRIDNKGGDTLVSRLGVNRRVDLLVSDQDDIFQIISNYIKENNKIDCILVDEVQFLRESQIDQLFEIAVKINIPIICYGLRTDFKRNGFEGSTRLLLLAHSIEEMKTICACGRKAIFNGRKINNKFVFEGEQIAIDDEDNVEYESLCGECYYKYKEN, from the coding sequence ATGAGTAAATTATATTTTAGATATGGGGCCATGAATTCTGGAAAATCAACTCATTTAATGCAAGTTGCTTATAATTATGAAGAACGTGGTATGAAGGTGGTAATTATTAAACCTAGAATTGATAACAAAGGTGGAGACACACTTGTATCTAGGTTAGGAGTAAATAGGCGGGTAGATTTATTAGTTTCAGATCAGGATGATATCTTTCAAATAATCAGTAATTATATAAAAGAAAATAATAAAATAGACTGTATACTAGTAGACGAAGTTCAATTTTTAAGAGAATCACAAATAGATCAGTTGTTTGAAATTGCTGTAAAGATTAATATACCTATAATATGTTATGGTCTAAGAACTGATTTTAAAAGAAATGGATTTGAAGGTAGTACAAGATTGTTATTGTTGGCTCATAGTATTGAAGAAATGAAAACAATCTGTGCATGCGGTAGGAAAGCCATATTTAATGGAAGAAAAATAAATAATAAATTTGTATTTGAGGGAGAACAAATCGCAATTGATGATGAAGATAATGTTGAATATGAGTCATTGTGTGGAGAGTGCTACTATAAATACAAAGAAAATTAA
- the prmC gene encoding peptide chain release factor N(5)-glutamine methyltransferase encodes MERRDVGGQAVIEGVMMRGSKNLATAVRTPKGNIEIDFKDNRPVTKKYPILNIPFLRGFFVLVESMKVGMESLNYSASFLEEDNEEPSKFEKWLDDKLGERANSVLMAITMFISFLFAIGLFVALPTGIASVFKGVGISNVMLNLIEALIRIVILLLYMFSISKLNDIYRVFQYHGAEHKTIFCYEAMEELTVENVRKQSRLHPRCGTNFLFLVMFVSIIVFSFTGWGGIIERLALRIILIPVVTGISYEIIKWLGKNDSMLAQIIAYPGLKLQLLTTKEPDDSQIEVAIASLKAAEGIKDPNKNIEELIKTGTFTLKENGIDTARLDAELLLGNIIEKDRVYLITHKEDEVSKEDAEKYFDLIEKRRNKMPVKYILNKCEFMGIEFYVEEGVLIPRGDTEILVDEVLKIIEENQEMQICDLCSGSGAVGISLAHFRQNIKVDLIDYYPIPEKVSLINIEKNKLEDRVFFIKSDLLEESIKNNKIYDIIVSNPPYIEECEIGKLMEDVKNYEPHTALNGGNDGLDFYRKIIDQSQYTLRESGILAFEIGYNQGEAVKLLMENNGFTNVKIVKDFASLDRVVVGIKI; translated from the coding sequence ATGGAAAGACGTGATGTTGGAGGGCAAGCTGTCATAGAAGGTGTTATGATGAGAGGAAGTAAAAATCTTGCGACTGCTGTTAGAACTCCCAAAGGTAATATAGAAATAGATTTTAAAGATAATAGACCAGTAACAAAAAAATATCCGATTTTAAATATACCTTTTCTTAGAGGTTTTTTCGTACTAGTAGAATCAATGAAGGTTGGAATGGAATCATTAAACTACTCAGCATCATTTTTGGAAGAAGATAATGAAGAACCTTCTAAATTTGAAAAATGGTTAGATGACAAACTGGGAGAAAGGGCTAATAGTGTATTAATGGCAATAACTATGTTTATTTCTTTTCTTTTCGCTATAGGACTTTTCGTTGCATTGCCAACAGGCATAGCATCAGTTTTCAAAGGTGTAGGTATTTCGAATGTAATGCTGAATCTGATCGAAGCTCTTATAAGAATAGTGATTCTCTTGCTTTATATGTTTTCTATAAGCAAACTTAACGATATATATAGAGTGTTTCAATACCACGGAGCTGAACATAAGACTATATTCTGTTATGAAGCTATGGAAGAATTAACTGTAGAGAACGTTAGAAAACAATCAAGATTACATCCAAGATGCGGTACTAACTTTTTATTTTTGGTAATGTTTGTTAGTATTATAGTGTTTTCTTTTACTGGGTGGGGTGGAATCATAGAAAGGTTAGCTCTTAGAATTATTCTTATACCAGTAGTTACAGGGATTAGTTATGAGATAATAAAATGGCTTGGTAAAAATGACAGTATGCTAGCTCAAATAATAGCGTATCCTGGTCTTAAGTTACAACTGTTAACAACTAAAGAACCAGATGATTCCCAAATTGAAGTGGCTATTGCATCGTTGAAAGCAGCAGAAGGAATAAAAGATCCAAATAAAAATATTGAAGAGCTGATAAAAACAGGTACATTTACATTAAAAGAAAATGGCATAGATACTGCTAGGTTAGATGCAGAGCTATTGTTAGGAAATATTATTGAGAAAGATAGGGTTTACTTAATTACACATAAAGAAGATGAAGTAAGTAAGGAAGATGCTGAAAAATATTTTGATTTGATTGAAAAACGTAGAAATAAAATGCCAGTAAAATATATTCTAAATAAATGTGAATTTATGGGTATCGAATTTTATGTTGAAGAAGGTGTTTTAATACCAAGAGGGGATACAGAGATACTTGTAGATGAAGTTCTTAAAATTATAGAAGAAAATCAAGAAATGCAAATATGCGATTTGTGTTCTGGATCTGGTGCAGTTGGTATATCATTAGCACATTTTAGGCAAAATATAAAAGTTGATTTAATAGACTATTATCCTATTCCGGAAAAAGTATCACTAATTAATATAGAGAAAAATAAGTTAGAAGATAGAGTTTTCTTTATAAAAAGTGATTTGCTAGAAGAGTCGATAAAAAATAATAAAATATATGACATTATAGTATCAAATCCTCCGTATATTGAGGAATGTGAAATTGGGAAATTAATGGAGGATGTAAAGAATTATGAACCGCACACTGCATTAAATGGTGGAAATGACGGATTAGATTTTTATAGAAAAATAATTGACCAAAGCCAATATACATTGAGAGAAAGTGGGATATTAGCATTTGAAATAGGATATAATCAAGGAGAAGCGGTGAAACTATTAATGGAAAATAACGGTTTTACTAATGTGAAAATTGTTAAAGATTTTGCTAGCCTTGATAGGGTGGTAGTTGGAATTAAAATTTAA
- the prfA gene encoding peptide chain release factor 1, which produces MLLDKLEFIENKYDELSVKISDPSIMQNQNEWRKLCKEHADLEVIVNSYREYKKVVEDLKANKEMLSGESDKEMREMLNEEITDLTNREEQLETEIQILLLPKDPNDDKNVFVEIRGGAGGEEAALFAYNLFRMYTRYAETQRWGVEIMSLNETDLGGFKEVVFMIKGNGAYSKLKYESGVHRVQRVPDTESSGRIHTSTATVAVLPEVDDVEIEVADKDVRIDVFRASGNGGQCVNTTDSAVRITHLPTGLVVSCQDEKSQLKNKEKAMKVLKSRLYEQAERERAQGIAEDRKSQVGTGDRSERIRTYNYPQGRITDHRIGLTLYKLDTFLGGDIDEMINALITADQAEKMKLMGNTQM; this is translated from the coding sequence ATGTTATTAGATAAATTAGAATTTATAGAAAACAAATATGATGAATTATCAGTGAAAATAAGTGATCCATCAATTATGCAGAATCAGAATGAATGGAGAAAACTATGTAAGGAACATGCTGACTTAGAAGTTATAGTTAATAGCTATAGGGAATATAAGAAAGTAGTTGAAGATTTAAAAGCTAACAAAGAAATGTTAAGCGGTGAAAGCGATAAAGAGATGAGAGAAATGTTAAATGAAGAAATAACTGATCTCACAAATAGAGAAGAACAACTAGAAACAGAAATACAAATTTTATTATTACCAAAAGATCCTAATGATGATAAGAACGTATTTGTTGAAATCAGAGGGGGTGCAGGTGGCGAAGAAGCTGCACTATTTGCATACAATTTATTTAGAATGTATACAAGATATGCTGAAACTCAACGATGGGGCGTAGAAATCATGAGTTTGAATGAAACAGATCTTGGTGGTTTTAAAGAAGTTGTTTTTATGATAAAAGGTAATGGAGCTTATTCTAAATTAAAATATGAAAGTGGAGTTCATAGAGTTCAAAGAGTACCAGATACTGAATCAAGTGGAAGGATTCATACGTCAACAGCTACAGTAGCAGTGCTACCAGAAGTTGATGATGTTGAAATAGAAGTTGCAGATAAAGATGTTAGAATAGACGTATTTAGAGCTTCAGGAAATGGAGGACAGTGCGTTAATACTACAGACTCGGCTGTAAGAATTACTCACTTGCCTACAGGGCTTGTAGTTTCATGTCAAGATGAAAAGTCACAATTAAAAAATAAAGAAAAAGCTATGAAAGTTTTAAAATCAAGATTATATGAACAGGCAGAAAGAGAAAGAGCACAAGGAATAGCAGAAGACAGAAAGAGCCAAGTTGGAACTGGGGATAGAAGTGAAAGAATTAGAACATATAATTATCCTCAAGGAAGAATTACAGACCACAGAATAGGACTAACTTTATATAAGTTAGATACATTTTTGGGTGGAGATATTGATGAAATGATAAATGCACTTATTACAGCTGACCAAGCTGAAAAGATGAAATTAATGGGAAACACACAAATGTAA